A window from Heliangelus exortis chromosome 17, bHelExo1.hap1, whole genome shotgun sequence encodes these proteins:
- the LOC139804238 gene encoding uncharacterized protein, translating into MVAMRVVRKAAMRAGGEDSGKEGSHEGGEEGGHEGGEEGGKEGGHEGSEEGGCEGGEEGGKEGGHEGGEEGGKEGSHEGGEDGGHEGGEEGSHEGGEKGSEEGGKEGGHEGGEEGGHEGGEEGGNEGGKEGCHEGGEKGGHEGSEDGGHEGGEEGGHEGGEEGGHEGSEEGGKESSHEGGEKGGSEGGEESGKEGGHEGGEEGGHEGGEEGGHEGSEEGGKEGGHEGGEEGGHEGSEEGGKEGSHEGGEEGGGEGGEEGGKEGGPEGSEEGGKEGGHEGGEEGGHEGGEEGGHEGGEDGGHEGGEEGRHKGGVCWEGLSYKRVGQVQGGRLNHGGVVGLAGAFC; encoded by the exons ATGGTGgccatgagggtggtgaggaaGGCAGCCATGAGGGCG GGCGGCGAGGATAGTGGCAAGGAAGGCAGCCATGAGGGCGGTGAGGAGGGCGGCCAtgagggaggtgaggagggTGGCAAGGAAGGTGGCCATGAAGGCAGTGAGGAGGGCggctgtgagggtggtgaggaggGTGGCAAGGAAGGTGgccatgagggtggtgaggaggGTGGCAAGGAAGGCAGCCATGAGGGCGGTGAGGATGGTGgccatgagggtggtgaggaaGGCAgccatgagggtggtgagaagGGCAGTGAGGAGGGCGGCAAGGAAGGCGGCCATGAGGGCGGTGAGGAGGGCGGCCACGAGGGTGGTGAGGAGGGTGGCAATGAGGGCGGTAAGGAAGGCTGCCATGAGGGCGGTGAGAAGGGCGGCCATGAGGGCAGTGAGGATGGTGgccatgagggtggtgaggaggggggccatgagggtggtgaggaggGTGGCCATGAGGGCAGTGAGGAGGGCGGCAAGGAAAGCAGCCACGAGGGCGGTGAGAAGGGAGGCAGTGAGGGCGGTGAGGAGAGCGGCAAGGAAGGCGgccatgagggtggtgaggaaGGTGGCCATGAGGGCGGTGAGGAGGGCGGCCATGAGGGTAGTGAGGAGGGCGGCAAGGAAGGTGGCCATGAGGGCGGTGAGGAGGGCGGCCATGAGGGCAGTGAGGAGGGCGGCAAGGAAGGCAGCCACGAGGGCGGTGAGGAGGGAGGCGGtgagggaggtgaggagggCGGCAAGGAAGGTGGCCCTGAGGGCAGTGAGGAGGGCGGCAAGGAAGGCGGCCATGAGGGCGGTGAGGAGGGTGGCCATGAGGGCGGTGAGGAGGGCGgccatgagggtggtgaggatGGTGgccatgagggtggtgaggaggGCCGCCATAAGGGCGGTGTGTGCTGGGAAGGGCTCAGCTATAAGCGTGTTGGCCAGGTCCAGGGTGGGAGGTTGAACCATGGTGGAGTTGTAGGGCTGGCTGGGGCTTTCTGCTGA